In one Lolium rigidum isolate FL_2022 chromosome 3, APGP_CSIRO_Lrig_0.1, whole genome shotgun sequence genomic region, the following are encoded:
- the LOC124694976 gene encoding putative cyclin-dependent kinase F-2: MAVGKRPAAAVLNAGHVMEQGSDDYNSKRRRVRVGSMEEYEATDVLGEGAFGIVKKARHCVTGKTVAIKFIRPDTDASELQEEGRFLEACAGNPYVVGSYGLVREPNTTKLSLVMEYVGPSLHASLSKRPPLPEFVVRRYMWQLLTGAQKMHERGIVHRDIKPANILVGEDGKILKLCDLGLAMCLATENTPYYDAGTPPYMAPEMLLGKPDYDARVDTWSLGCVMAEMLAGGKMLFSDKGGSRHAVKISQLWDIFSLLGLPDERAWPELASLPLAGTFLRWFPAQQQNTLGERFHEEMLSHDGFQVLKGLLECNPEKRLTAAAALRLPWFLPEMDNLPVPGKIVVRIKLSQPATPKKKKNLQRIKTIPPGPATQKMKKVKPIKNIVAPATSKKKVPRIKFITRVTPKTENVLRIPLAMWEKARLMDPCKC, from the coding sequence ATGGCCGTCGGCAAGCGACCTGCTGCTGCCGTCCTCAACGCCGGCCACGTGATGGAGCAAGGATCAGATGATTACAACAGCAAGAGGAGGCGCGTCCGCGTCGGCAGCATGGAGGAGTACGAGGCGACGGACGTCCTCGGCGAGGGCGCCTTCGGCATCGTCAAGAAGGCACGCCACTGCGTCACGGGCAAGACGGTGGCAATCAAGTTCATCCGCCCCGACACCGACGCCAGCGAGCTCCAAGAAGAGGGACGCTTCCTCGAGGCCTGCGCCGGAAACCCTTACGTCGTCGGTTCCTACGGCCTTGTTCGCGAACCGAACACCACCAAGCTCAGCCTCGTCATGGAGTACGTCGGTCCGAGCCTCCACGCATCCTTGTCCAAGAGGCCGCCGCTCCCGGAGTTCGTCGTGCGGCGCTACATGTGGCAGCTTCTCACCGGTGCCCAGAAGATGCACGAGCGCGGCATCGTCCACCGCGACATCAAGCCGGCCAACATCCTCGTCGGCGAAGACGGGAAGATCCTCAAGCTATGCGACCTCGGGCTTGCCATGTGCCTCGCGACGGAGAATACGCCGTACTACGATGCCGGCACGCCACCCTACATGGCGCCAGAGATGCTCCTGGGGAAGCCGGACTACGACGCGCGGGTGGACACATGGTCGCTGGGATGCGTCATGGCGGAGATGCTCGCGGGAGGCAAGATGCTCTTCAGCGACAAGGGCGGAAGCAGGCACGCTGTTAAGATCAGCCAGCTCTGGGATATCTTCAGCCTGCTTGGCTTGCCAGATGAAAGGGCGTGGCCGGAGCTCGCGTCGCTGCCGCTCGCCGGCACGTTTCTGCGATGGTTCCCGGCACAGCAGCAGAACACGCTGGGGGAGCGGTTCCATGAAGAGATGCTGTCCCACGATGGGTTCCAAGTCTTGAAAGGGCTTCTTGAGTGCAACCCTGAAAAGCGGCTGACGGCGGCCGCCGCGCTCCGACTCCCGTGGTTTTTGCCCGAGATGGACAACTTACCAGTGCCTGGGAAGATCGTGGTGCGTATAAAGCTCTCTCAGCCGGCGAcacccaagaagaagaagaatctgCAGCGGATCAAGACCATACCTCCGGGTCCGGCGACACAAAAAATGAAGAAAGTGAAGCCGATCAAGAACATCGTCGCTCCAGCTACGTCGAAGAAGAAGGTGCCACGTATCAAATTCATCACACGTGTGACACCTAAGACGGAGAATGTACTTAGAATTCCACTggcgatgtgggagaaggcacgctTGATGGATCCATGTAAATGCTAG
- the LOC124701743 gene encoding pentatricopeptide repeat-containing protein At3g29290-like isoform X2: MAMARGVVCVCRAAAPPCVPESDVTRKEEEAGSGTRGMDDDERPVAGGFVYHKSHGLRRRPVKPPAAAVDKEPVRARSVRPVPVSESTQEVPVSDKFEHGGSRLHFLEERDEEKLSTRLMRLGQSNKVRSAMELFDSMRASGLQPTAHACNSLLASLIRRGYPADARRMFEFMREKRLATGHTYTLILKAVARTEGYISALQMFSEIEEGKESREALDVIVYNTMISACGRAKDWRQVEKLWRRLAENSSLTGGTLMTYDLLVSTFVQCGQSELAVAAYEEMLRNGLDPSEDIMKAIVASCTREGRWEFALATFRRMLSAGMKPNIIAFNSIINSLGKAAEDELAFRMYHLLTSSGLEPDQYTWSALLSALHRSGRCWDALDLFHGIKSKHPSVLNSHLYHIALMSCERLGQWEHALQLLWMMEKHGLQISAVSYNHVIRACEVACEPRVALKVYQRMTRERCSPDTFTHLSVIRACIWGSLWDEVEDILEEVEPDSSIYNTVIHGLCLRGKPILARKVYKKMQSIGLTPDGKTRSFMLQHITSAE; encoded by the exons ATGGCGATGGCCAGAGGAGTAGTGTGTGTTTGCAGAGCGGCTGCTCCGCCGTGTGTCCCTGAATCTGACGTCACCcgcaaggaggaggaggctggcTCGGGGACTCGTGGCATGGACGACGATGAACGGCCTGTTGCTGGTGGTTTCGTCTATCACAAGAGCCACGGGCTCCGGCGGCGTCCGGTCAAGCCGCCTGCTGCTGCCGTGGACAAGGAACCTGTCCGCGCCAGAAGTGTTCGGCCGGTGCCAGTTTCAGAGTCGACGCAAGAAGTGCCAGTTTCAGATAAGTTTGAGCATGGGGGATCAAGGCTGCACTTTCTGGAGGAGCGGGACGAGGAGAAGCTGTCCACAAGGTTGATGAGGCTCGGCCAGTCCAACAAGGTCAGGAGTGCCATGGAGCTGTTTGATTCAATGCGTGCCTCTGGCCTGCAGCCGACCGCGCACGCCTGCAACTCTCTCTTGGCCAGTCTCATCCGCAGAGGTTATCCCGCGGATGCCAGGAGGATGTTTGAGTTCATGAGGGAGAAAAGATTGGCTACTGGCCATACATATACCTTGATCCTGAAGGCTGTCGCGAGGACCGAGGGCTACATTTCTGCCTTGCAAATGTTCAGCGAGATCGAAGAGGGCAAAGAGTCAAGGGAAGCCCTTGACGTGATTGTGTACAACACCATGATATCCGCGTGCGGGAGAGCAAAGgactggaggcaagtggagaaactCTGGAGAAGGCTAGCAGAAAACAGCTCCTTAACTGGTGGAACACTGATGACCTATGACCTGCTCGTCAGCACGTTCGTGCAGTGTGGACAGTCCGAGCTAGCAGTTGCCGCGTACGAGGAAATGCTCCGCAACGGGCTTGATCCAAGCGAGGATATAATGAAGGCAATCGTTGCTTCGTGCACCAGAGAAGGCAGGTGGGAGTTTGCGCTGGCCACGTTCAGGAGAATGCTGAGTGCTGGCATGAAGCCCAACATCATCGCATTTAACTCGATCATCAACTCGCTTGGGAAGGCCGCTGAAGATGAGCTCGCATTTAGGATGTACCATCTTCTGACATCCTCAGGGCTCGAGCCTGATCAGTATACGTGGAGTGCGTTGCTGTCTGCGTTACATAGGTCTGGTCGATGTTGGGACGCCTTGGATCTTTTTCATGGAATCAAATCCAAGCATCCGTCGGTATTAAACAGTCATCTCTACCACATCGCTTTGATGTCCTGTGAAAGGCTCGGCCAGTGGGAGCATGCTTTGCAGTTGTTGTGGATGATGGAAAAACATGGCCTGCAAATCTCAGCGGTTTCTTACAATCACGTGATACGTGCTTGTGAGGTTGCTTGCGAGCCAAGAGTTGCGCTGAAGGTGTACCAGCGTATGACTCGTGAAAGGTGCTCGCCAGATACATTCACACATTTATCTGTTATAAGAGCTTGCATTTGGGGATCTCTCTGGGACGAAGTAGAGGACATACTGGAG GAGGTTGAGCCAGATTCTTCGATCTACAACACAGTCATCCATGGGCTTTGCTTGAGAGGCAAACCCATATTGGCCAGGAAGGTGTATAAGAAAATGCAGAGCATTGGGCTGACACCAGATGGCAAGACGAGGTCCTTCATGCTGCAGCACATCACATCAGCTGAGTAG
- the LOC124701743 gene encoding pentatricopeptide repeat-containing protein At3g29290-like isoform X1, with amino-acid sequence MAAVWGGCSTSRGSFSLELPRRGTGILSRNGGRSGGEAHRVSGAMAMARGVVCVCRAAAPPCVPESDVTRKEEEAGSGTRGMDDDERPVAGGFVYHKSHGLRRRPVKPPAAAVDKEPVRARSVRPVPVSESTQEVPVSDKFEHGGSRLHFLEERDEEKLSTRLMRLGQSNKVRSAMELFDSMRASGLQPTAHACNSLLASLIRRGYPADARRMFEFMREKRLATGHTYTLILKAVARTEGYISALQMFSEIEEGKESREALDVIVYNTMISACGRAKDWRQVEKLWRRLAENSSLTGGTLMTYDLLVSTFVQCGQSELAVAAYEEMLRNGLDPSEDIMKAIVASCTREGRWEFALATFRRMLSAGMKPNIIAFNSIINSLGKAAEDELAFRMYHLLTSSGLEPDQYTWSALLSALHRSGRCWDALDLFHGIKSKHPSVLNSHLYHIALMSCERLGQWEHALQLLWMMEKHGLQISAVSYNHVIRACEVACEPRVALKVYQRMTRERCSPDTFTHLSVIRACIWGSLWDEVEDILEEVEPDSSIYNTVIHGLCLRGKPILARKVYKKMQSIGLTPDGKTRSFMLQHITSAE; translated from the exons ATGGCTGCAGTTTGGGGCGGCTGCAGCACAAGCCGCGGTTCCTTCAGTCTCGAACTGCCTCGGCGTGGCACGGGGATCCTATCAAGAAACGGCGGCCGGAGCGGAGGTGAAGCCCACCGGGTAAGCGGCGCCATGGCGATGGCCAGAGGAGTAGTGTGTGTTTGCAGAGCGGCTGCTCCGCCGTGTGTCCCTGAATCTGACGTCACCcgcaaggaggaggaggctggcTCGGGGACTCGTGGCATGGACGACGATGAACGGCCTGTTGCTGGTGGTTTCGTCTATCACAAGAGCCACGGGCTCCGGCGGCGTCCGGTCAAGCCGCCTGCTGCTGCCGTGGACAAGGAACCTGTCCGCGCCAGAAGTGTTCGGCCGGTGCCAGTTTCAGAGTCGACGCAAGAAGTGCCAGTTTCAGATAAGTTTGAGCATGGGGGATCAAGGCTGCACTTTCTGGAGGAGCGGGACGAGGAGAAGCTGTCCACAAGGTTGATGAGGCTCGGCCAGTCCAACAAGGTCAGGAGTGCCATGGAGCTGTTTGATTCAATGCGTGCCTCTGGCCTGCAGCCGACCGCGCACGCCTGCAACTCTCTCTTGGCCAGTCTCATCCGCAGAGGTTATCCCGCGGATGCCAGGAGGATGTTTGAGTTCATGAGGGAGAAAAGATTGGCTACTGGCCATACATATACCTTGATCCTGAAGGCTGTCGCGAGGACCGAGGGCTACATTTCTGCCTTGCAAATGTTCAGCGAGATCGAAGAGGGCAAAGAGTCAAGGGAAGCCCTTGACGTGATTGTGTACAACACCATGATATCCGCGTGCGGGAGAGCAAAGgactggaggcaagtggagaaactCTGGAGAAGGCTAGCAGAAAACAGCTCCTTAACTGGTGGAACACTGATGACCTATGACCTGCTCGTCAGCACGTTCGTGCAGTGTGGACAGTCCGAGCTAGCAGTTGCCGCGTACGAGGAAATGCTCCGCAACGGGCTTGATCCAAGCGAGGATATAATGAAGGCAATCGTTGCTTCGTGCACCAGAGAAGGCAGGTGGGAGTTTGCGCTGGCCACGTTCAGGAGAATGCTGAGTGCTGGCATGAAGCCCAACATCATCGCATTTAACTCGATCATCAACTCGCTTGGGAAGGCCGCTGAAGATGAGCTCGCATTTAGGATGTACCATCTTCTGACATCCTCAGGGCTCGAGCCTGATCAGTATACGTGGAGTGCGTTGCTGTCTGCGTTACATAGGTCTGGTCGATGTTGGGACGCCTTGGATCTTTTTCATGGAATCAAATCCAAGCATCCGTCGGTATTAAACAGTCATCTCTACCACATCGCTTTGATGTCCTGTGAAAGGCTCGGCCAGTGGGAGCATGCTTTGCAGTTGTTGTGGATGATGGAAAAACATGGCCTGCAAATCTCAGCGGTTTCTTACAATCACGTGATACGTGCTTGTGAGGTTGCTTGCGAGCCAAGAGTTGCGCTGAAGGTGTACCAGCGTATGACTCGTGAAAGGTGCTCGCCAGATACATTCACACATTTATCTGTTATAAGAGCTTGCATTTGGGGATCTCTCTGGGACGAAGTAGAGGACATACTGGAG GAGGTTGAGCCAGATTCTTCGATCTACAACACAGTCATCCATGGGCTTTGCTTGAGAGGCAAACCCATATTGGCCAGGAAGGTGTATAAGAAAATGCAGAGCATTGGGCTGACACCAGATGGCAAGACGAGGTCCTTCATGCTGCAGCACATCACATCAGCTGAGTAG
- the LOC124701745 gene encoding probable bifunctional methylthioribulose-1-phosphate dehydratase/enolase-phosphatase E1 isoform X1: MFLLPLVASTSFSRSGCFGFFPDADGIPRSRNNTSLSSSSRGRQRRLELRLQPSSTSPPVGHRHGQQQQHHGSMGAARAGNGSDGIATNLPEADDYCLTARDIRCVVLDIEGTTTPIPFVTDVLFPYARSNVRAYLVDTYRTRQTMDDVAFLRAQIDKDLADGVPSAVLVPPPSAPEEEVIDALVANVEAMIDADRKLPALKQLQGRIWRLGFDGGEIQGVVYDDVAEALARWHGTGTVRSYIYSSGSREAQRLIFGNTEAHGDLRRYLSAFFDTSVGGKREPRSYYEIWQTLGVDSPSQILFLTDVYQEATAARDAGFEVLISIRPGNAPLPEDHGFQTITSFAQISV, translated from the exons ATGTTTCTTCTTCCCCTCGTCGCCTCCACCTCATTCTCCCGCTCCGGCTGCTTCGGCTTCTTCCCAGATGCAGATGGTATTCCACGCAGTAGGAACAACACTAGTCTCTCCTCCAGCTCCAGG GGAAGGCAAAGGAGGTTGGAACTGAGACTTCAACCATCGTCGACTAGTCCTCCTGTTGGTCATCGCcatgggcagcagcagcagcatcatggAAGCATGGGAGCTGCGCGAGCCGGCAATGGCAGCGACGGCATTGCAACCAACCTTCCTGAAGCTGACGACTACTGCTTAACAGCGAGAGACATA AGGTGCGTGGTGCTGGACATCGAGGGCACCACCACCCCCATCCCCTTCGTCACCGACGTCCTCTTCCCCTACGCCCGCTCCAATGTCCGTGCCTACCTCGTCGACACTTACCGCACCCGCCAGACCATGGACGACGTCGCCTTCCTCCGCGCCCAGATCGACAAGGACTTAGCCGATGGAGTTCCGAGCGCCGTGCTAGTTCCACCGCCATCGGCACCCGAGGAAGAGGTCATCGATGCCCTAGTGGCCAACGTGGAGGCCATGATCGACGCGGACCGCAAGCTCCCGGCGCTCAAGCAGCTCCAGGGCCGGATATGGCGACTCGGCTTCGATGGCGGCGAGATCCAGGGCGTCGTCTATGACGACGTCGCCGAGGCTCTCGCGCGGTGGCATGGCACCGGCACCGTCAGGAGCTACATCTACTCCAGCGGCAGCAGGGAGGCGCAGCGGCTGATATTCGGCAACACTGAAGCCCACGGCGACCTCAGGAGATACCTATCCGCCTTCTTCGACACCAGCGTCGG GGGGAAGAGGGAGCCCCGGAGTTACTATGAGATCTGGCAGACGCTGGGAGTGGACAGCCCGTCTCAGATACTCTTCCTGACCGATGTCTACCAGGAAGCCACCGCCGCAAGGGATGCAG GTTTTGAGGTGCTCATATCTATCAGGCCTGGAAACGCGCCGCTCCCCGAAGACCATGGCTTCCAGACCATCACGTCGTTTGCACAGATCTCTGTCTGA
- the LOC124701745 gene encoding probable bifunctional methylthioribulose-1-phosphate dehydratase/enolase-phosphatase E1 isoform X2, producing MGAARAGNGSDGIATNLPEADDYCLTARDIRCVVLDIEGTTTPIPFVTDVLFPYARSNVRAYLVDTYRTRQTMDDVAFLRAQIDKDLADGVPSAVLVPPPSAPEEEVIDALVANVEAMIDADRKLPALKQLQGRIWRLGFDGGEIQGVVYDDVAEALARWHGTGTVRSYIYSSGSREAQRLIFGNTEAHGDLRRYLSAFFDTSVGGKREPRSYYEIWQTLGVDSPSQILFLTDVYQEATAARDAGFEVLISIRPGNAPLPEDHGFQTITSFAQISV from the exons ATGGGAGCTGCGCGAGCCGGCAATGGCAGCGACGGCATTGCAACCAACCTTCCTGAAGCTGACGACTACTGCTTAACAGCGAGAGACATA AGGTGCGTGGTGCTGGACATCGAGGGCACCACCACCCCCATCCCCTTCGTCACCGACGTCCTCTTCCCCTACGCCCGCTCCAATGTCCGTGCCTACCTCGTCGACACTTACCGCACCCGCCAGACCATGGACGACGTCGCCTTCCTCCGCGCCCAGATCGACAAGGACTTAGCCGATGGAGTTCCGAGCGCCGTGCTAGTTCCACCGCCATCGGCACCCGAGGAAGAGGTCATCGATGCCCTAGTGGCCAACGTGGAGGCCATGATCGACGCGGACCGCAAGCTCCCGGCGCTCAAGCAGCTCCAGGGCCGGATATGGCGACTCGGCTTCGATGGCGGCGAGATCCAGGGCGTCGTCTATGACGACGTCGCCGAGGCTCTCGCGCGGTGGCATGGCACCGGCACCGTCAGGAGCTACATCTACTCCAGCGGCAGCAGGGAGGCGCAGCGGCTGATATTCGGCAACACTGAAGCCCACGGCGACCTCAGGAGATACCTATCCGCCTTCTTCGACACCAGCGTCGG GGGGAAGAGGGAGCCCCGGAGTTACTATGAGATCTGGCAGACGCTGGGAGTGGACAGCCCGTCTCAGATACTCTTCCTGACCGATGTCTACCAGGAAGCCACCGCCGCAAGGGATGCAG GTTTTGAGGTGCTCATATCTATCAGGCCTGGAAACGCGCCGCTCCCCGAAGACCATGGCTTCCAGACCATCACGTCGTTTGCACAGATCTCTGTCTGA